From Ischnura elegans chromosome 13 unlocalized genomic scaffold, ioIscEleg1.1 SUPER_13_unloc_1, whole genome shotgun sequence, a single genomic window includes:
- the LOC124172357 gene encoding uncharacterized protein LOC124172357 produces the protein MASNIWNSNAEQFVEERLLAGLVTGSFLQHKDLLDKLEDVNRRMIGEKTLLHVEVGLGKADWVEELLARGADTDITDDSQQNALSSAEEMVRQFPDDVERSKILNLVTLVHRRDQVILRRLQASLSRSTDHVTPVASPECDIASLKSSVDSLRREVKSLVRQLSSSLEELKVQVCGRDALLCCLEESVTSTAEDVTCIKCGLIGEASLRQPTSDPVVARQECVDGMMQKTRIVYGSGVDETHRLYERLYDGDEITACIIKYLCGDDRVKVLVDLEYENIVRMKEKFVDLDGTLGNGSEWISFYFFESETVYLGALVDSSNSEKYVCAELAWAVSQLSLKLVFDNEGRPYSRGDVEREREWMRALVELVERRKRGGGYDWSINRALYRKTPKAKVCWLAAAVPRIIADDGSTEGRAILQQQAPLLLSLYSNNVMGKLLASAKR, from the exons ATGGCGAGCAACATTTGGAACAGCAATGCtgagcaatttgttgaggagaggcttcTTGCTGGATTGGTGACTGGCTCATTCCTCCAGCATAAAGACCTACTGGACAAGTTGGAAGATGTGAATAGAAGAATGATAGGGGAGAAAACGCTCTTGCATGTTGAAGTGGGACTTGGGAAGGCTGACTGGGTGGAGGAGTTATTGGCGAGAGGGGCCGACACAGACATAACAGATGACagtcaacagaatgcattgtcttcagctgaggagatggtgcggcagttTCCTGACGATGTAGAACGCTCAAAAATTCTGAATTTGGTGACGTTGGTTCACAGGAGAGACCAAGTTATTTTGCGTCGTCTGCAAGCATCTTTGAGTAGGAGCACTGATCATGTGACACCCGTTgctagcccagaatgtgatattgcatctctcaagtcctccgtggactcattgaggcgagaggtgaaatctcttgtgcgacagctgagctcatcCTTGGAGGAACTGAAAGTGCAAGTGTGTGGACGCGATGCACTGTTGTGTTGTCTGGAAGAATCGGTGACGTCAACAGCGGAGGACGTTACGTGTATCAAGTGCGGTCTTATTGGGGAGGCATCTTTAAGGCAACCTACATCCGATCCGGTTGTAGCAAGGCAGGAATGTGTGGACGGCATGATGCAAAAGACTAGGATAGTATATGGAAGTGGAGTTGATGAAACTCAtagattgtatgagagactgtatgatggagatgaaatcactgcttgcataattaaatatttgtgtgggGATGATCGGGTGAAGGTGCTGGTGGATTTGGAATATGAGAACATTGTAAGGATGAAAGAGAAGTTCGTGGATTTGGATGGGACTCTGGGGAATGGGAGTGAAtggatatcattttatttttttgagagtgAGACTGTGTATTTGGGTGCATTGGTTGATTCCAGTAATAGTGAGAAATACGTATGTGCTGAGTTAGCTTGGGCCGTCTCACAATTATCCCTAAAATTAGTTTTCGATAATGAGGGGAGGCCATATAGCAGGGGAGACGTGGAACGAGAgcgtgagtggatgagggctCTAGTGGAGTTggtggagaggaggaagaggggagggggatatGATTGGAGTATCAATCGTGCATTGTATAGGAAGACACCGAAGGCAAAGGTATGTTGGCTTGCGGCAGCTGTCCCTCGGATTATCGCTGATGATGGATCCACAGAAGGAAGAGCTATTCTGCAGCAGCAagcccctctcctcctctctctctattctaACAATGTGATGGGAAAACTTCTAGCCAGTGCAAAG agatga